The Cytobacillus oceanisediminis genomic interval AATAGTGCTTTTTATAAGCTGTGCTTTTCCCCAAAAGGAAGTGTGAGAAATGGCAGTAAGCATGACTGGTTATGGCAGAAGCAAGAAAGATTCCGGGCAATGTTCCATTACGGTTGAAATAAAGACTGTAAACCATCGTTTTTCCGAGTTTCAGATCAGAATGCCCAGACAGCTGATGCATATAGAAGACAAGATAAAGAAAAAGCTTAACGGGCATATCAAAAGAGGCAGAATCGAGGTTTATATCACCATTGACGGCGATGGCCTGTCCAGCAGGAAAGTTAATGTTGACTGGGAACTATTGGATGAATATTATCAATACATAACTGCAATTCAAACAAAGTACCAAATTTCAACGGATCTATCCATCGGGAATGTCATACGCGAAGAATTGATTGGCATAGAAGAAAAGGAGTCCGGCAATGAGGAATTGAGCCAGCTGGTCCTTTCTGCTGCTGAAGAGGCATGCCTGCAGTTAACGGAGATGAGGAGGCATGAGGGGGATGAGC includes:
- a CDS encoding YicC/YloC family endoribonuclease, encoding MAVSMTGYGRSKKDSGQCSITVEIKTVNHRFSEFQIRMPRQLMHIEDKIKKKLNGHIKRGRIEVYITIDGDGLSSRKVNVDWELLDEYYQYITAIQTKYQISTDLSIGNVIREELIGIEEKESGNEELSQLVLSAAEEACLQLTEMRRHEGDELEKDLRSHLSLLSNRVLKLREYAPKVVQLYRERLEKRMKEFLDGQLDEPRILTEVAMFADKADISEELTRLQSHISQFEKTLQLSEPAGRKLDFILQEMNREANTIGSKANSADIAAEVVEIKSLLEKMKEQVQNIE